A window from Hymenobacter volaticus encodes these proteins:
- a CDS encoding sensor histidine kinase codes for MHDQRELAEALRRGEAELRFLADSIPELIWTATAEGFVDYYNQYSEEYSGLPSKDLGPTGWINLLHASEQANAARRWVHSIATGESYEGLFRMRRHDGRYRWHIIRARQLTDARGLRWFGACTDVDDQHRLREVLQTQYDELARTNRDLDTFVYTASHDLKQPLFNLRGLFDELRRSASFDDPQESQILTMVDEALRQLDLTLQDLAATVQDQRGLSAPTESLDLRSVADEVLLGLRAQVLESQAEIELNFKAVPTLTYGRANLRSVLHNLLSNALKFAHPDRPPHIQVQSSLSATNQPILTVQDNGLGMELPDTPTPVFQPFTRQHPHVAGAGVGIYLVQRIITSRGGRLEVASTVNEGTTFSVYWFDA; via the coding sequence ATTCATGACCAGCGTGAACTAGCTGAAGCGTTACGCCGGGGCGAGGCTGAGCTACGGTTTTTGGCCGATAGTATTCCGGAGCTTATTTGGACAGCTACCGCCGAAGGGTTTGTAGACTATTACAACCAATATTCCGAAGAGTATTCGGGTCTGCCAAGCAAAGACTTGGGTCCTACTGGCTGGATCAACCTGTTGCATGCTAGTGAACAGGCCAATGCCGCTCGTCGTTGGGTACACAGCATTGCTACCGGCGAGTCGTACGAGGGTTTGTTTCGGATGCGGCGGCACGATGGGCGCTACCGCTGGCACATCATTAGGGCTCGGCAGTTGACTGATGCCCGTGGCCTGCGGTGGTTCGGCGCCTGTACCGACGTAGACGACCAGCACCGCCTGCGCGAAGTGCTTCAAACCCAGTACGACGAGCTAGCCCGCACCAATCGCGACCTAGATACATTCGTGTACACTGCCTCGCACGACCTGAAGCAGCCCTTGTTCAACCTGCGGGGCCTGTTCGATGAATTGCGCCGCAGTGCCTCGTTCGACGACCCGCAGGAAAGTCAAATCCTGACGATGGTCGACGAGGCATTGCGTCAGTTAGACCTTACTCTGCAAGATTTAGCGGCTACGGTGCAGGACCAGCGTGGCCTTTCCGCACCTACTGAGTCGTTGGATTTGCGCAGCGTGGCCGATGAGGTTCTGCTAGGGCTGCGGGCGCAAGTGCTGGAGTCGCAAGCGGAAATAGAACTGAACTTTAAAGCAGTTCCTACACTCACCTATGGGCGGGCCAACCTGCGCTCGGTGCTACACAACTTGCTTAGCAATGCCCTCAAGTTCGCTCACCCAGACCGTCCGCCGCACATCCAGGTACAGAGCAGCCTCTCCGCTACCAACCAGCCCATTCTAACCGTGCAAGACAATGGCTTAGGCATGGAATTGCCGGACACACCAACTCCAGTTTTCCAACCGTTTACGCGCCAGCACCCGCACGTAGCCGGAGCCGGGGTGGGTATCTATCTGGTGCAGCGCATCATCACGAGCCGGGGCGGACGCTTGGAAGTTGCTAGTACCGTAAACGAGGGCACAACGTTCTCGGTCTATTGGTTTGACGCGTAA
- a CDS encoding RBBP9/YdeN family alpha/beta hydrolase has protein sequence MQQTSTTRDVRDVYIVPRWAGAPQDDWYPWLSEQLEAVAAEDGFDYRIHKLAMPSWDLPVIEKAVDYLQEVLPASSLNSQVILVGHSVGCLAILHYLANVSKSNPESQQVGGVLCVAGWFSVDSPWQDILNWMDAPIEYEAARRLIPENKLIVLLSDDDPYTSGYQENERLWVERLHSQVSILPGRQHFSAQLDFDVRDAVRDLAGAMPAMAS, from the coding sequence ATGCAGCAAACTTCTACTACGCGTGACGTCCGCGACGTATATATTGTACCACGTTGGGCAGGCGCACCGCAAGACGATTGGTATCCTTGGCTATCGGAGCAACTAGAGGCCGTAGCTGCCGAAGATGGATTCGACTACCGTATTCACAAGCTGGCAATGCCCTCCTGGGACCTGCCTGTCATTGAGAAAGCGGTGGACTATTTGCAGGAAGTGTTGCCGGCTTCCTCATTGAATTCGCAAGTAATACTAGTGGGTCATAGTGTGGGTTGCTTGGCTATTCTGCATTACTTGGCCAATGTGTCTAAGTCCAACCCCGAATCTCAGCAGGTGGGCGGAGTGTTGTGCGTTGCGGGTTGGTTTTCGGTAGATAGTCCTTGGCAAGACATTTTGAATTGGATGGATGCACCCATCGAATATGAAGCAGCGCGTCGGCTTATTCCGGAAAACAAGCTGATTGTACTGCTCTCCGATGATGACCCGTATACGTCAGGCTATCAAGAAAATGAACGCCTTTGGGTGGAGCGGCTGCATTCGCAAGTCAGCATCTTGCCCGGTCGGCAGCATTTTAGTGCCCAGCTCGATTTCGACGTGCGCGATGCTGTACGTGACCTCGCTGGCGCTATGCCCGCCATGGCTTCCTAG
- a CDS encoding BLUF domain-containing protein → MIHIIYISRAVRPLTDHDLQLLLNQCRRDNAQNNVTGVLFYSHGNIAQLIEGEPEVLEPLFEKISRDGRHSNVMKLVDKPISIRSFSEWSMAFHPLEAAGFEQLQGFLLPSHVPLAPSSLTIADATLIDLVRLAVFGADASATSVLPQA, encoded by the coding sequence ATGATTCACATTATCTATATCAGCCGGGCTGTGCGTCCGCTCACCGACCACGACTTACAGCTCTTACTAAATCAATGCCGTCGCGATAATGCCCAGAATAACGTAACTGGGGTACTATTCTACAGCCACGGCAACATTGCACAACTCATTGAGGGGGAGCCCGAGGTATTGGAGCCGCTATTCGAGAAAATTTCCCGTGATGGGCGGCATTCCAATGTCATGAAGCTAGTCGATAAACCGATCAGCATACGCAGCTTTTCAGAATGGTCGATGGCATTTCACCCCTTAGAGGCGGCCGGATTCGAGCAGTTACAGGGCTTTTTGTTGCCTAGTCACGTGCCCCTGGCTCCTTCTTCCCTGACAATAGCTGATGCTACCCTAATAGATTTAGTGCGGTTAGCGGTGTTCGGCGCCGACGCCTCAGCTACTTCAGTATTGCCGCAAGCCTAG
- a CDS encoding lycopene cyclase family protein — translation MAATFDYDYIIAGGGAAGLSLAYCISQEPRLAGKQVLLIEPEAKNQNDRTWSFWADAPTPFDGIVAHEWEQIAFRSPQFEQVFKLARHRYKMIKGLDFYNFVGQALAASPQLVRVKGTVETIEDTAAGVVVHTSAGTFRARYAFDSRPPQFQKRPDKYRYLLQHFVGWEVETTHDVFNPKTVEFMDFRGEQQQEARFMYVLPFSERQAFVEYTLFSAELLPKAAYEAAMREYLQKLGVTDFKIGYEEVGAIPMTDHPLPPAAGRHIINLGTRAGRAKPSTGYAFKRIQAHSAHLVHALAATGHPPTDLTGDQWQFSLFDTLLLDIMQRQGEQTRDIFTELFTRNTPSASSIFWMSALRGKRIFR, via the coding sequence GTGGCAGCAACTTTCGACTACGATTATATAATAGCGGGCGGCGGCGCGGCCGGACTTAGCTTGGCCTACTGTATCAGCCAAGAGCCCCGGCTGGCTGGTAAGCAGGTGTTGCTGATTGAGCCGGAAGCTAAAAACCAAAACGACCGAACTTGGTCGTTTTGGGCCGATGCCCCCACTCCGTTTGATGGGATTGTCGCACACGAGTGGGAGCAGATTGCCTTCCGGAGCCCTCAGTTTGAGCAGGTTTTCAAGTTGGCGCGCCACCGCTACAAGATGATTAAAGGGCTAGACTTCTACAATTTTGTAGGGCAAGCGCTGGCTGCTTCGCCACAACTAGTGCGGGTAAAAGGCACCGTAGAAACGATTGAGGATACTGCTGCCGGGGTGGTGGTGCACACGAGTGCGGGTACCTTCAGGGCCCGCTATGCCTTCGATAGTCGTCCTCCGCAGTTCCAGAAACGACCCGATAAGTACCGCTACCTGCTCCAGCATTTTGTGGGATGGGAGGTGGAAACTACCCATGATGTCTTTAACCCGAAGACGGTAGAGTTCATGGATTTCCGCGGCGAGCAGCAGCAAGAAGCCCGCTTCATGTATGTGCTGCCTTTTAGCGAACGGCAAGCTTTCGTAGAGTACACGCTCTTTTCAGCTGAGCTTCTGCCTAAAGCAGCGTACGAAGCGGCTATGCGAGAGTATCTGCAAAAGCTGGGTGTAACTGATTTTAAGATTGGGTACGAGGAGGTGGGCGCCATTCCTATGACCGACCATCCGTTGCCTCCGGCGGCAGGACGCCACATCATCAACCTTGGTACTCGGGCAGGGCGAGCTAAACCAAGCACCGGGTATGCATTCAAGCGGATACAGGCCCACTCAGCCCACTTGGTGCATGCGTTGGCGGCTACCGGCCATCCGCCCACCGACCTAACAGGCGACCAATGGCAGTTCAGTTTGTTTGATACCTTGCTCCTCGACATCATGCAGCGCCAAGGCGAACAAACGCGCGACATTTTCACAGAGCTTTTCACCCGCAATACCCCGAGCGCATCTTCGATTTTCTGGATGAGCGCACTTCGTGGAAAGAGAATTTTCAGGTAA
- the queA gene encoding tRNA preQ1(34) S-adenosylmethionine ribosyltransferase-isomerase QueA — translation MKLSEFKFDLPEALVAQHPAKNRDESRLMVVHRDSGKIEHRTFKDIIEYFGEGDVFVVNDTKVFPARLYGNKEKTGAKIEVFLLRELNKEIHLWDVLVDPARKIRVGNKLYFDDEGEVVAEVIDNTTSRGRTIKFLFDGSDEEFYKALHNLGETPLPRESITRDAEPADKERYQTIYAKHTGAVAAPSAGLHFTREVLKRLEIRGVEVVPVTLHVGLGTFRTVDVEDLTKHKMDSENFIVPGTSAAVVNRALDAKKRVCAVGTTSMRAMESSVSANSRLKANEGWTDRFIFPPYDFKIANTLLTNFHTPESTLMMMAAAFAGYELLIEAYNVAIKEKYKFFSYGDAMLIL, via the coding sequence ATGAAGCTTTCCGAGTTTAAGTTTGATTTGCCCGAAGCCCTGGTGGCCCAACACCCGGCCAAAAACCGCGACGAATCACGCCTGATGGTGGTGCACCGCGACAGTGGCAAGATTGAGCATCGCACGTTCAAAGACATAATTGAATACTTTGGCGAGGGCGACGTATTCGTGGTAAACGACACGAAAGTATTTCCGGCCCGCCTCTACGGCAACAAAGAGAAAACCGGCGCTAAGATCGAAGTGTTCCTACTTCGCGAACTGAACAAAGAAATTCACCTGTGGGATGTGCTGGTGGACCCCGCTCGTAAAATCCGCGTTGGCAACAAACTCTATTTCGATGACGAGGGTGAAGTAGTAGCCGAAGTTATCGACAACACCACTTCTCGCGGCCGGACTATCAAGTTCTTGTTCGATGGTTCTGATGAGGAGTTCTACAAAGCTTTGCACAATCTGGGCGAAACTCCCCTCCCCCGCGAATCCATCACCCGCGACGCCGAGCCCGCTGACAAGGAACGTTATCAGACTATCTATGCTAAGCACACCGGTGCTGTAGCTGCTCCGTCTGCTGGTTTGCACTTCACCCGCGAGGTACTGAAGCGCCTCGAAATCAGGGGCGTAGAAGTGGTACCCGTTACGCTGCACGTAGGGTTAGGCACCTTCCGCACCGTAGATGTAGAAGACCTAACCAAGCACAAGATGGATTCCGAGAATTTCATTGTGCCCGGTACTTCAGCTGCGGTAGTAAACCGTGCCCTCGACGCCAAAAAGCGCGTGTGCGCTGTTGGCACTACTTCCATGCGCGCCATGGAATCGTCGGTGTCAGCTAACTCTCGTCTCAAAGCCAACGAAGGGTGGACTGACCGGTTCATCTTTCCTCCGTACGACTTCAAAATTGCTAACACGCTGCTCACCAACTTCCACACCCCGGAGAGCACCCTGATGATGATGGCCGCCGCCTTTGCGGGCTATGAGCTTCTGATTGAGGCATATAATGTAGCTATCAAAGAGAAGTATAAGTTTTTCAGCTACGGCGACGCAATGCTCATTCTGTAA
- a CDS encoding DUF349 domain-containing protein yields MEQQDHLLAEARRYGYIEGDEVWLKSFMNLPARKVGQVKESADASLLYFANRFELFRGKVEDLLQKIEESENKGSFLMKALHLKEQVASYDALGDFESLHRRLSEAEEAIKVTVARNREKNLATKISLIQQVEALHNALDWATAGDELQELRQAWIKTGPVDKQLTDELENRFRVAADEFFVRRKAFQNEKKAMTNRAADQFRSLIRQSEGLQNSTDFEGTTAKLKKLQQDWKEVGAPYPVSKPTTSGRSSALPTTTFSSA; encoded by the coding sequence ATGGAACAACAAGACCACCTGCTGGCAGAAGCCCGCCGCTACGGCTACATTGAGGGCGACGAGGTGTGGCTCAAGTCCTTTATGAATCTGCCGGCCCGCAAAGTGGGGCAAGTGAAAGAATCAGCCGATGCTTCCTTGCTGTACTTTGCCAACCGCTTCGAGCTATTCCGGGGCAAAGTTGAAGATCTACTGCAGAAAATCGAAGAATCCGAGAACAAGGGTTCTTTCCTGATGAAGGCCCTGCACCTCAAGGAGCAAGTGGCCAGCTACGATGCGCTCGGCGACTTCGAGAGCCTGCACCGTCGCCTATCCGAGGCCGAAGAGGCCATCAAAGTAACGGTGGCCCGCAACCGAGAGAAAAATTTAGCCACTAAAATCAGCCTTATTCAGCAGGTGGAAGCCCTGCACAACGCCCTCGATTGGGCAACCGCCGGCGACGAACTGCAGGAGCTACGCCAGGCCTGGATCAAGACCGGCCCCGTAGACAAGCAGCTTACCGACGAGCTGGAAAATCGTTTTCGGGTGGCTGCCGACGAATTCTTTGTACGGCGCAAAGCCTTCCAGAACGAGAAGAAGGCCATGACCAACCGGGCCGCCGACCAGTTCCGGAGCTTGATCCGACAGTCGGAAGGCCTGCAAAATTCCACCGATTTCGAGGGCACCACGGCCAAGCTCAAAAAGCTGCAGCAAGATTGGAAGGAAGTGGGGGCTCCCTACCCCGTAAGCAAGCCAACGACCTCTGGACGCAGTTCCGCGCTGCCCACAACCACTTTTTCGAGCGCCTGA
- a CDS encoding ABC transporter ATP-binding protein, which yields MSAVSVLTIENLVAGYERRVLLRNLFLEIPVPSFVAIVGHNGCGKTTLFRALTKQLPYEGHIQLAGHDLRTARRPAAEGLLAYLPQRTIVGFPIRVRELVVMGRYRQHGFFSAYSPLDYQLADAALARVGATHLAEQDFTLLSGGEQQLVWLAQLSLQDAPLYLLDEPTQQLDVYYRRRVFDLMQAWVEEQHKTVLCITHDLDNLLALSGYLLNLSASQPRLEPLTADAVRITKEFLEASPV from the coding sequence ATGTCCGCGGTTTCAGTTCTGACTATCGAAAATTTGGTTGCGGGGTATGAACGACGCGTTCTGCTCCGCAATCTTTTTTTAGAGATACCCGTGCCCTCGTTTGTCGCTATTGTGGGCCACAACGGCTGCGGTAAAACCACGCTGTTTCGGGCCCTGACTAAGCAGTTACCCTACGAGGGCCATATCCAGCTAGCGGGTCATGACTTGCGTACTGCCCGGCGGCCAGCCGCAGAAGGTCTACTTGCCTACTTACCCCAACGCACCATTGTGGGCTTCCCGATTCGGGTGCGTGAATTGGTGGTGATGGGCCGCTACCGCCAGCATGGGTTCTTTAGTGCCTATTCGCCCCTCGATTATCAATTGGCAGATGCTGCTCTGGCCCGTGTTGGAGCCACTCATTTAGCTGAACAAGACTTCACTTTGCTTTCGGGTGGCGAGCAACAGTTGGTATGGCTAGCGCAACTTAGTTTGCAAGATGCCCCGCTTTACCTGCTCGACGAACCCACGCAGCAACTCGACGTCTATTACCGGCGTCGCGTCTTCGATTTGATGCAAGCTTGGGTGGAAGAGCAGCACAAAACCGTGCTCTGCATTACCCACGACCTCGACAACTTGCTGGCTTTATCGGGCTACCTGCTCAACTTGTCAGCTTCCCAACCGCGCTTGGAGCCCTTAACCGCCGATGCAGTCCGAATTACCAAAGAATTTCTGGAAGCTTCACCGGTATAG
- a CDS encoding TIGR00730 family Rossman fold protein produces the protein MSKLKKTSRTKASDEALNAGSGQTIRQPDVNNNKVTSISDIREQTHGVRTLQLDDEQRIRKAFVDKDWNEIKIADSWQIFKVMAEFVEGFEKMSKIGPCVSIFGSARTKPENPYYQMAEEIAAKLVRHGYGVITGGGPGIMEAGNKGARSEGGRSVGLNIELPFEQFNNIYIDPDKIINFDYFFVRKVMFVKYAQGFIGMPGGFGTLDELFEAITLIQTKKIGRFPIVLVGTAYWKGMFEWIEQVMLNDEHNISPEDLHLVQLVDDAASAVKIIDDFYSKYLLSPNF, from the coding sequence ATGTCTAAGCTCAAAAAAACCAGCCGTACCAAAGCCTCCGACGAGGCCCTGAATGCCGGTAGCGGCCAAACCATCCGGCAGCCGGATGTCAACAACAACAAAGTCACTAGCATCAGCGACATCCGCGAGCAAACACACGGCGTGCGGACGTTACAGCTAGACGATGAGCAGCGCATTCGCAAAGCCTTCGTCGATAAAGACTGGAACGAAATCAAGATTGCCGACTCTTGGCAAATCTTTAAAGTGATGGCTGAGTTCGTAGAAGGCTTCGAAAAGATGTCGAAAATTGGGCCGTGCGTGTCTATTTTCGGTTCGGCTCGCACCAAGCCCGAGAACCCTTATTACCAGATGGCCGAGGAAATTGCGGCTAAGCTAGTGCGCCACGGTTACGGCGTAATTACGGGTGGTGGCCCTGGTATTATGGAAGCTGGCAACAAAGGGGCGCGCTCCGAGGGAGGCCGCTCCGTAGGCTTGAACATTGAGCTGCCATTCGAGCAATTCAATAACATCTACATCGACCCGGACAAAATTATCAACTTCGACTACTTCTTTGTGCGCAAGGTGATGTTTGTGAAGTATGCCCAAGGCTTTATCGGCATGCCCGGTGGCTTCGGCACCCTCGACGAACTGTTCGAAGCCATTACCCTTATTCAAACCAAGAAAATTGGGCGCTTCCCTATCGTGTTGGTAGGTACTGCTTACTGGAAAGGGATGTTTGAGTGGATCGAGCAAGTAATGTTGAACGATGAGCACAATATCTCGCCCGAGGATTTGCACTTGGTGCAACTAGTGGACGATGCTGCATCAGCGGTGAAAATTATCGACGACTTCTATTCTAAATATTTGCTTTCGCCTAACTTCTAG
- a CDS encoding DUF349 domain-containing protein, producing MHIESKRNESRESSTDDNLTRKRALVAEAVELLNRPMSEAVARAKELQAAWKKVGPVRGPESDRVWEQFILACDRVFELSALEHYIRKRPENATAKPDEQVNMRVQALRDFIKYDQQEQLTLEENLGKLSSAPANDAFRQMLQGKIRAFERKIRTKNDLIEMLRQRLVA from the coding sequence GTGCATATCGAGAGCAAGCGCAACGAGTCGCGGGAAAGCTCTACCGATGACAACCTCACTCGTAAGCGGGCCTTGGTAGCCGAGGCGGTAGAACTGCTCAACCGCCCGATGTCGGAGGCGGTAGCTCGCGCCAAAGAGTTGCAAGCCGCTTGGAAGAAGGTTGGCCCCGTGCGCGGACCAGAATCCGACCGGGTGTGGGAGCAGTTTATCTTGGCCTGCGACCGAGTATTCGAACTGAGCGCGTTGGAGCACTACATCCGCAAGCGCCCCGAGAATGCCACTGCCAAACCCGACGAGCAAGTGAACATGCGCGTGCAAGCCCTGCGCGACTTCATTAAGTACGACCAACAAGAGCAGTTGACCTTGGAAGAAAACCTTGGGAAACTTAGCTCTGCGCCCGCCAACGATGCGTTCCGGCAGATGCTGCAAGGCAAAATCCGCGCATTCGAACGAAAAATTCGCACTAAAAACGACCTAATCGAAATGTTGCGGCAGCGCTTAGTTGCGTAG
- a CDS encoding 2-C-methyl-D-erythritol 4-phosphate cytidylyltransferase, which produces MSTTASSTVSPSDSAAAVPRFAILVAGGGGTRMGADRPKQFLELSGEPVLLHTLRRFAEPTLGVIAIVVVLPSDQFVTWQQLCATHNIEIPHAVVAGGASRWASVRNGLAHLADYQHGVVAVHDGVRPLTPIAVIENTYAAAAEHGAAIAAVPPKDSVRGLSQQGSYALDRARLRLVQTPQCFEIDLLRRAYQLPELATFTDDASVVEDLHPIRLVPGDYCNLKITTPEDLLLAEVLLRRENS; this is translated from the coding sequence ATGTCCACTACTGCTTCAAGTACAGTTTCTCCCTCCGATTCCGCTGCGGCAGTACCGCGCTTTGCTATTCTGGTAGCCGGTGGCGGTGGCACGCGCATGGGAGCTGACCGGCCCAAGCAGTTCCTGGAATTGAGTGGCGAACCAGTGTTGTTGCACACGCTTCGCCGATTTGCAGAGCCTACATTGGGGGTAATCGCTATAGTAGTAGTGCTCCCGTCCGATCAGTTTGTGACGTGGCAGCAGCTGTGTGCAACTCATAACATTGAAATTCCGCATGCTGTAGTAGCGGGTGGCGCTTCACGGTGGGCTTCAGTGCGCAATGGTCTTGCGCACCTTGCTGATTACCAACACGGCGTAGTGGCCGTGCACGACGGTGTGCGTCCTTTGACGCCTATAGCAGTTATCGAAAACACCTATGCCGCTGCCGCCGAGCACGGAGCGGCTATAGCTGCCGTACCGCCCAAAGACTCGGTGAGAGGATTGAGTCAGCAAGGCTCCTACGCGCTAGACCGCGCCCGTCTCCGGCTCGTGCAGACACCCCAATGTTTTGAAATAGACTTGCTGCGTCGAGCTTATCAATTGCCTGAACTTGCTACTTTCACCGATGATGCCAGCGTGGTGGAAGACTTACACCCCATCCGCCTTGTACCGGGTGACTATTGCAACCTGAAGATTACTACTCCCGAAGATTTACTACTGGCGGAAGTGTTGCTGAGGCGTGAAAACAGCTAG
- the ettA gene encoding energy-dependent translational throttle protein EttA, whose product MSDQPTIIFSMAGVSKIYPPQKQVLKNIYLSFFYGAKIGVLGLNGSGKSSLLKIIAGVDKQIQGDVVFSPGYSVGYLEQEPQLDPTKTVMEVVQEGVAETVALLKEFDEINEAFGAEDADFDKLLERQGTVQERLDQLDAWNLDSKLERAMDALRTPDADGIIGNLSGGEKRRVALCRLLLQEPDVLLLDEPTNHLDAESVLWLEQHLQQYKGTVIAVTHDRYFLDNVAGWILELDRGEGIPWKGNYSSWLEQKSNRLAQEEKTESKRQKTLQRELEWVRMAPKARQAKSKARIAGYDKMVNEDAKEKEQKLELFIPDGPRLGGQVIEAEGLTKAFGDKLLFENLSFNLPQGGIVGIIGPNGAGKTTLFRLITGQVAPDAGSFVVGPTVHAAYVDQQHENLDPTKSVFETISGGTETMLLAGRPVNSRAFVSNFNFRGGDQEKKVAMLSGGEKNRVNLATTLKQGANLLLLDEPTNDLDVNAIRALEDALENFAGCAVIISHDRWFLDRLATHILAFEGNSEVVWFEGNFSDYEEAKKKRLGDVEPKRVRYKKLG is encoded by the coding sequence ATGAGCGACCAGCCCACTATTATTTTCTCCATGGCGGGGGTAAGTAAGATTTACCCGCCTCAAAAACAGGTTCTCAAAAACATCTACCTCTCGTTTTTCTACGGCGCCAAAATTGGGGTGCTTGGCCTCAACGGTTCTGGTAAGTCAAGCTTGCTGAAAATCATTGCCGGCGTCGACAAGCAGATTCAGGGCGACGTGGTGTTCTCGCCGGGCTACTCGGTGGGTTATTTAGAGCAGGAGCCGCAACTCGACCCCACCAAAACGGTGATGGAAGTGGTGCAGGAAGGCGTGGCCGAAACCGTAGCGTTGCTTAAAGAATTCGACGAAATCAACGAAGCCTTTGGGGCCGAAGATGCCGACTTCGATAAGCTGCTGGAGCGCCAAGGCACCGTGCAGGAGCGTCTCGATCAGCTCGACGCCTGGAACCTCGACAGCAAGCTGGAGCGCGCTATGGACGCGCTGCGCACACCCGATGCCGACGGCATCATCGGCAACCTGTCGGGTGGGGAGAAGCGCCGCGTGGCCTTGTGCCGCCTGCTGCTCCAAGAGCCCGATGTGTTGCTGCTCGACGAACCTACCAACCACCTCGACGCCGAGAGCGTGCTGTGGCTGGAGCAGCACTTGCAGCAATACAAAGGCACCGTTATAGCCGTAACCCACGACCGGTACTTCCTTGACAACGTGGCTGGCTGGATTCTGGAGCTGGACCGCGGCGAAGGAATTCCGTGGAAAGGCAACTACAGCAGCTGGCTGGAGCAGAAGTCGAACCGCCTAGCGCAGGAAGAGAAAACCGAGAGCAAGCGCCAGAAAACCTTGCAGCGCGAGCTGGAATGGGTGCGCATGGCCCCTAAAGCCCGCCAAGCCAAGAGCAAGGCTCGTATTGCTGGCTACGACAAAATGGTGAACGAAGACGCCAAGGAGAAAGAGCAGAAGCTGGAGCTGTTTATCCCGGACGGACCGCGCCTCGGTGGCCAAGTGATTGAGGCTGAAGGATTGACCAAGGCCTTCGGCGACAAGCTGCTGTTCGAGAATCTAAGCTTCAACTTGCCGCAGGGCGGTATTGTGGGCATTATTGGGCCGAACGGCGCCGGCAAGACCACGCTATTCCGCCTCATCACGGGCCAAGTAGCGCCCGATGCCGGCAGCTTCGTGGTGGGCCCCACCGTGCACGCTGCCTACGTCGATCAGCAGCACGAAAACCTGGACCCCACCAAGTCGGTATTCGAAACCATTTCGGGCGGTACCGAGACTATGCTACTGGCCGGCCGGCCGGTGAATTCGCGGGCCTTCGTGAGCAACTTCAACTTCCGTGGCGGCGACCAAGAGAAGAAAGTAGCCATGCTGTCGGGCGGTGAGAAAAACCGCGTGAACTTGGCTACTACGCTCAAGCAGGGCGCCAACCTGCTGCTGCTTGACGAGCCCACCAACGACCTGGACGTGAATGCCATCCGGGCCCTGGAAGATGCGCTAGAGAACTTCGCCGGTTGTGCTGTTATCATCAGCCACGACCGGTGGTTCCTCGACCGGCTGGCCACCCACATTCTAGCCTTCGAAGGCAATTCGGAAGTGGTGTGGTTTGAAGGTAACTTCTCGGATTACGAAGAGGCCAAGAAGAAGCGCCTCGGCGACGTAGAGCCCAAGCGCGTGCGCTAC
- a CDS encoding DUF2795 domain-containing protein, producing MYWTLELASYLEDAPWPATKDELIDYSIRSGAPMEVVENLQALEDDGQPYESIEEVWPDYPTKEDFMFNEDEY from the coding sequence ATGTACTGGACGCTGGAACTCGCTTCGTACCTGGAAGATGCTCCCTGGCCCGCCACCAAGGATGAACTCATTGATTATTCTATCCGCTCGGGTGCGCCCATGGAGGTAGTGGAAAACCTGCAGGCTCTGGAAGACGACGGTCAGCCGTACGAGAGCATTGAGGAAGTGTGGCCGGATTATCCGACCAAAGAGGACTTCATGTTCAACGAGGACGAATACTAA
- a CDS encoding PAS domain-containing protein, producing the protein MPSDLLEVMQEVYQRGQPYVAKAYRLPYANNEQAGLRYFDIALEPVREGGEEVTGLLLFAVDVTGQEEARQRTHELAIETRRLDTRLRVLTETVPQITFTVDAKGNYEYVSPQWYYFTGQPPTADLNAMWPLLIHPDDRLRVLYQTDAARNAGIGWSYEYRLRRHDGQYRWVLSRALPELHAPIRPFSGTAPLPKFMTSVN; encoded by the coding sequence TTGCCGTCTGATCTATTGGAGGTAATGCAGGAAGTATACCAGCGTGGCCAGCCGTATGTGGCTAAGGCGTATCGGCTACCTTACGCGAACAACGAGCAGGCTGGTCTTCGCTATTTTGATATTGCGTTGGAGCCGGTGCGTGAAGGAGGCGAGGAGGTAACTGGCTTGTTGCTATTTGCCGTAGATGTAACGGGGCAGGAAGAGGCTCGGCAAAGGACCCACGAATTAGCCATCGAAACTCGCCGTCTGGATACGCGCTTGCGGGTACTAACCGAAACTGTGCCCCAAATCACCTTCACGGTTGATGCCAAAGGCAATTACGAATACGTAAGCCCGCAGTGGTATTACTTCACAGGCCAGCCCCCAACTGCTGACCTCAATGCCATGTGGCCACTGCTCATCCACCCCGATGATAGGCTACGGGTGCTGTATCAGACCGATGCCGCTCGCAACGCTGGAATCGGCTGGAGCTACGAGTACCGCCTGCGCCGCCACGATGGCCAATACCGATGGGTGCTCAGTAGAGCCCTACCCGAGTTGCACGCCCCGATAAGGCCGTTTTCTGGCACGGCGCCCTTACCGAAATTCATGACCAGCGTGAACTAG